CGCTGATGACGCGCGAGTCGGTGCAGGCGCTGTGCATCAGCTTGTACTGGTCACCGCGGTCGTTGTTGTTCAGGGCGAAGCCGATGTAGTTGTGGTCGTCGAAGCCGGTGAAGGGGTCGTTGGCgatgctggcctgggtgCGGGCGTCACCAGAGTCCCACTTCTTGGACATGAACTGCACGTGGAGCTTCTTGCTGTTGGGGACGTTGAGGGAAGCTTCAGCATCGCGAACGGCCTTGAGAGCACCGGGGTAGTACTTCTGGACCAGGCCGGGGTCTTGGCCGGGGGCTGGGTAACGGTTGCCTCCGTCGTGGCGGGAGACGGGCTCGTTGAGGACCTCGATCATACCGACGGTTCGGTAAGCGTTGTTGCTGTGGATGCGCTTGGTCATCCAGGTGAGCCACTTCTGGGCACGACCAAAGTTGTAGTCGTTGTAGAAGCCAGCAGGCTTGTTGTTCTGGCCGGTGAAGACGTCCTCCTGCTGACCACCGGGAGCACCGTGGAGATCAATGATGACATAGAGGCCGAGCTCGGCAGCCTTGTTGACAACGGCGTCAAGGTAGGGCAGCATACGATTGCCATCGGCAAAAGGCTCgctggccttgtcgacaatgtcgacgtAGGACCAGTAACCGATGGGGATACGGATGGTGTTCAGACCGACATCGTGGACGGACTGGACGGTGGCCGTGTTGATCCAGTTCTTCCAGTGAGTCTCAAAGGCCTGGTTGCCAGCCTCGCGATTGCTTCCAGAGTAATGCTCCCGCATGCAGTCAAATTCAGAGACGGATTGACCGCACTTCATGTTGTTCTCCCACTCATTTCGCTGCAGCCAAGGTTCGCAGACGAGCCAGCCTAGAATTAATCAGATTTGCGTCAAGAACATATATTCATGAAGGATACTTGCCACCGAAGTTGACACCACGGATCTTGTTGATGCCGGGAGCAAGAGAAGGCTCGAAGCGCTTGCCAAGCTGCTCAAAGCGAGCAGTCAGGTTAAAAGCCGCCAAGTCCTGCTCGTGAGGGAGCCATGCGTGGACGGcgttgaagagaagaaacgaAACCAAGCTCGAGTACTGCATCTTGAAGGCTGAGAGATGGCTGATCGATGTCTGTAGATCCTGTTTCCTGGGGATAGGCTCAGCCTCTATTTATTCCACCAGTGATGACTCTGTCTCGTGTTCACAGCCCCAAAGCAGCTGACCCCATTGGCACCATACAAGGATAGACAGCTGCAACGTTGTTCCTGTTAATGTAGCAGAAATAGTTAACTTGGCTGCTTTGGGCAGGTAAATTAAGGGTCTATGCTCGCAAAAAGTTGCTGCAAGTTGGAGTCTGCCTTTGGAATCATAGGCATCTTCGCATGAACTTTTCTCCCCCTTCGGCCCTTTTCACCCAAGTGCTGATGACCTTTGGTCATGGGGGCCGCAGCAATGGGAGCCCAAGGTCGTATCCTTTCCCTGTCAGTAATCAGTTAACAAGCCACTAGAAAGCAAGACATTCAGGCGCAGATCCCATTCATCTCATGGCTGCGCAGTTGGGCAGGTGCTTGAGCCAGAGCAGCCTTGAAAGTGGGCGCAGGCGGCCGACGGCATAGACGGCCTTCTACGCTTGGTCAAGCGTCCTCCCGGGATCAACGGACGAGGCTTGCAGGGGATACCGGTGCAAATCATCCGCTAAACCCCTGTAGCTAGCCAATCGCATTCAAGACGTAACAACAGACCAATCACCTTCCAGGGCGCCTTGTTTCAGGTCTGTTATTAGTGCAGAAGGTCTGGACTTGCTTGTTTCCATTCATTTTGTGGTGAAAAAGTACTTTAGAAGGGGCGCCTCCTGCACAGATCTGAGATTAAATGTTCCAGCCTTGTGGCACTGCTGGTCCTTTCTCGAGGGATGATACCCGAAGAAGTAACTGCGGCCCGCGACTCGGACTCAAGTCCGAGGGAGCAGACTTTGAAGATA
This region of Fusarium keratoplasticum isolate Fu6.1 chromosome 7, whole genome shotgun sequence genomic DNA includes:
- a CDS encoding Cellulase domain-containing protein; its protein translation is MQYSSLVSFLLFNAVHAWLPHEQDLAAFNLTARFEQLGKRFEPSLAPGINKIRGVNFGGWLVCEPWLQRNEWENNMKCGQSVSEFDCMREHYSGSNREAGNQAFETHWKNWINTATVQSVHDVGLNTIRIPIGYWSYVDIVDKASEPFADGNRMLPYLDAVVNKAAELGLYVIIDLHGAPGGQQEDVFTGQNNKPAGFYNDYNFGRAQKWLTWMTKRIHSNNAYRTVGMIEVLNEPVSRHDGGNRYPAPGQDPGLVQKYYPGALKAVRDAEASLNVPNSKKLHVQFMSKKWDSGDARTQASIANDPFTGFDDHNYIGFALNNNDRGDQYKLMHSACTDSRVISGQDFAITGEWSMTSNVDWHNKDFFNKFFTAQQQLYESPGMDGWVYWTWKTELNDPRWTYSHATALDYIPKDAAGLEKNVYRDVCAGFR